In Candidatus Sedimenticola sp. (ex Thyasira tokunagai), the following proteins share a genomic window:
- a CDS encoding NfeD family protein has product MSWLEGVTYWQWWVLAVFLIILEVFSPGAFFLWMGVSAGVVGLVLMLVPGLDWEFQVLSFAVFSVISVIAWRFVLKSNPTATDQPALNRRGEQYLDRVFTLETPVINGQGRIRVDDTTWKIHGPDCPAGSRVQVVGVDGVVLRVELSG; this is encoded by the coding sequence ATGTCCTGGTTAGAGGGCGTGACCTATTGGCAATGGTGGGTGCTGGCTGTTTTTCTGATTATTCTTGAGGTCTTCTCTCCCGGTGCCTTTTTTCTCTGGATGGGGGTTTCGGCCGGCGTTGTAGGTTTGGTGCTCATGCTGGTCCCTGGGTTGGACTGGGAGTTTCAGGTACTGAGCTTTGCCGTTTTTAGCGTTATCAGTGTGATTGCCTGGCGTTTTGTGCTGAAAAGCAACCCAACAGCGACCGATCAACCGGCTCTTAATCGGCGGGGTGAGCAGTATTTGGATCGGGTGTTTACCCTGGAAACACCGGTGATTAACGGCCAGGGGCGAATCCGTGTGGATGATACGACCTGGAAAATCCACGGCCCGGACTGTCCGGCCGGTAGTCGGGTGCAGGTTGTGGGTGTTGATGGGGTGGTCTTGCGGGTGGAGCTGTCTGGTTGA
- a CDS encoding tetratricopeptide repeat protein, whose product MYNKKAVKYYEEGREFHQNGKLSAAERAYKKAIRANHDFVEAHNNLGNVFLDSGRLKEAAVAYTKALKLLPAHPVLLNNLGNVLQLRGENEKAISWLNKAIANDPGYADAYSNLGNALAGLGRFEKAAASYRQAITISPGLADAYNNLGGVLRKLGELDDAVTNFLKAIGIDSEHKEAHNGLGNALKDQGRLEEAITSYRRAIKIDPKHKEACNGLGNALKDQGRPEEAVASYRRAIEIDPEHKEAYNGLGNALKDQGRLEDAIASYRRAIGISPNNIASVSSLFDCFRLVCDWKNAKITSDRLDKIQESTIDAFDQLPAPPFINLYREADSTTLLNSTREWCDYNLHKYYKSRPFSFLKNGVCGRSKIRVGYISHDFRDHPVGLLVHNLFQHHDRNRFQIYTYSYGPDDGSDYRQSVISGSDYYCDITDLDHLSAAKKVFDDQIDILVDLTGFTRGGRYEICAYKPAPIQINYLGFPGSSGSDHFDYVITDWTLSPAGYENSFSEKLIRLPDCYQVNSQEIQLTNYGYTRANFALPDDAIIFCSFNNPRKIDEHVFRSWMRILSTVDRSVLWLIENNEQLTKNLSDQAKRSGVDPSRLIFSKTVPLQEHMERHALADIALDPFSYNGGITTSLSLHANVPVVTLQGGHYISRMSSSLLRAVSLSELIAHSVEEYEEIVIRLAKDRGFLSDTKSKLAFNTTNGPLFNASRFCENIEKSFVEVCGKYIDGESPAHIDIK is encoded by the coding sequence ATGTATAATAAAAAAGCAGTTAAATACTATGAAGAAGGCAGAGAGTTTCATCAAAACGGAAAGTTATCAGCTGCTGAGCGAGCATATAAAAAAGCTATAAGAGCCAACCACGATTTTGTTGAGGCGCATAATAATCTCGGGAATGTTTTTCTAGACAGTGGGCGACTTAAAGAGGCCGCCGTCGCCTACACGAAGGCACTGAAACTTCTTCCAGCCCACCCGGTTTTACTAAATAATTTGGGTAATGTCCTTCAGTTACGAGGTGAAAATGAAAAGGCAATTAGTTGGTTAAATAAAGCAATCGCTAATGACCCTGGTTATGCAGATGCTTACAGTAACTTAGGCAATGCGTTAGCAGGTCTGGGCCGTTTCGAAAAAGCGGCAGCTTCTTATAGGCAGGCGATAACAATTAGTCCAGGTCTTGCAGATGCATATAACAATCTAGGTGGTGTGTTGAGAAAGTTGGGTGAATTGGATGACGCAGTTACAAATTTTCTGAAAGCTATTGGGATCGATTCTGAACATAAAGAAGCACACAACGGGCTTGGTAATGCGTTGAAGGATCAAGGTAGACTAGAAGAGGCAATAACGTCATATAGGCGAGCTATTAAAATCGATCCTAAGCATAAAGAGGCATGTAACGGACTTGGTAATGCGTTGAAGGATCAAGGTAGACCTGAAGAAGCAGTAGCATCATATAGGCGAGCTATTGAAATCGATCCTGAGCATAAAGAGGCATACAATGGGCTTGGTAACGCGCTGAAGGATCAAGGGAGGCTTGAAGATGCAATAGCATCATATAGGCGGGCTATTGGAATTTCCCCAAATAACATCGCCTCAGTATCCTCTCTTTTTGACTGTTTTCGGTTGGTTTGCGACTGGAAGAACGCAAAAATCACATCAGATAGGTTGGACAAAATACAGGAATCAACCATCGATGCATTTGATCAGCTTCCGGCTCCACCATTCATAAATTTATATAGAGAAGCCGACTCGACCACTCTTCTGAATAGCACAAGAGAATGGTGTGACTACAATCTTCATAAATATTATAAATCCCGCCCATTTTCTTTTCTAAAGAATGGCGTCTGTGGGAGATCTAAGATTAGAGTTGGTTACATCTCTCACGATTTCAGGGATCACCCTGTTGGGCTTCTTGTGCACAACCTTTTTCAACATCACGACCGCAATAGATTTCAGATCTATACATATTCATATGGGCCGGATGATGGTAGTGATTACAGACAATCGGTCATTTCTGGGAGTGATTACTATTGTGATATAACTGATCTTGACCATTTGAGCGCAGCGAAAAAAGTGTTTGATGATCAGATAGATATTCTAGTTGACCTCACTGGCTTTACCAGAGGTGGGCGTTATGAGATATGTGCATATAAACCAGCTCCGATTCAGATTAATTATCTTGGATTTCCTGGTTCAAGTGGATCAGATCATTTCGACTACGTGATTACTGACTGGACATTAAGCCCGGCCGGCTATGAGAATTCATTTTCTGAGAAACTTATCCGCCTACCTGACTGTTATCAGGTAAATAGCCAAGAGATTCAGTTAACCAACTATGGTTATACTCGCGCAAATTTCGCGCTGCCTGATGATGCAATCATATTCTGCTCATTCAATAACCCAAGAAAGATAGACGAGCATGTATTCAGGTCATGGATGAGAATATTATCCACTGTAGATAGAAGTGTATTGTGGCTGATAGAAAATAATGAACAATTGACTAAGAATCTTAGCGATCAAGCAAAGAGATCAGGAGTTGATCCATCTAGATTGATATTTTCCAAGACTGTTCCATTACAAGAGCATATGGAGAGGCATGCATTGGCTGATATTGCCCTGGATCCATTCAGCTACAACGGGGGAATTACAACGAGCCTATCTTTACATGCAAATGTTCCAGTGGTGACTTTGCAGGGGGGGCACTATATCTCGAGAATGTCTTCTAGTCTTCTGCGTGCAGTATCCTTATCGGAGTTGATTGCTCATTCTGTTGAGGAGTATGAAGAGATTGTGATTAGGTTGGCCAAAGATAGGGGGTTCTTGTCCGACACCAAGAGTAAGTTAGCATTTAATACTACTAATGGTCCTTTGTTTAATGCATCTAGGTTTTGTGAGAATATTGAAAAGTCTTTTGTAGAGGTGTGTGGGAAATATATTGATGGCGAATCACCAGCTCATATCGATATTAAATAA
- the crp gene encoding cAMP-activated global transcriptional regulator CRP: MSIIKPPVREPAYLQPLLSFCHRRRYPAKMDIIHPGDMADSLYYLVEGSVTVLIEDDEGKEIILAYLNKGDFLGEMGMFIPHSNRSVLVRTRTDCTLAEISYSRLDQLFEADLKPHMKDLLFAVGGQLTQRLLDTSQKVGHLAFLDVTGRIAGTLLELCKQPDAMTHPDGMQIRITRQEIGRIVGCSREMAGRVLKNLEEQGLVHVKGKTIVVFGTR, encoded by the coding sequence ATGAGCATAATAAAACCACCAGTAAGAGAGCCAGCCTATCTCCAGCCCTTGCTCTCTTTCTGTCACCGGCGGCGATATCCTGCAAAGATGGACATCATCCACCCCGGTGACATGGCGGACAGCCTCTATTACCTGGTGGAAGGCTCTGTCACCGTCCTTATCGAGGATGACGAAGGCAAAGAGATCATACTTGCCTATCTTAACAAAGGGGACTTTCTCGGCGAAATGGGAATGTTTATCCCTCATTCAAACAGAAGCGTTCTGGTGCGGACGCGCACCGATTGTACATTGGCGGAGATCAGCTACTCGCGGCTGGATCAACTGTTCGAAGCCGACCTCAAACCACACATGAAGGATTTGCTCTTTGCCGTTGGCGGCCAACTCACCCAACGACTGCTTGATACCAGCCAAAAAGTGGGGCACCTGGCATTTCTCGATGTCACCGGCAGAATTGCCGGTACACTACTGGAGCTCTGCAAACAACCGGATGCAATGACCCACCCTGACGGCATGCAGATTCGTATCACCCGCCAGGAGATTGGCCGTATCGTCGGTTGCTCACGTGAAATGGCGGGAAGGGTGCTGAAGAACCTGGAAGAGCAGGGACTGGTTCATGTAAAAGGCAAGACCATCGTCGTTTTCGGTACGCGCTAA
- a CDS encoding OsmC family protein, whose protein sequence is MKARVKWVEGTMMVGESGSGHAVVMDGPPDAGGRDMGVRPMEMLLLGLGGCTQFDVVHILRKGRHQVSLCEVELEAERAETEPKVFTKIHVHFIVSGPGLTGKAVERAVKLSAEKYCSASLMLGEAAEITHDFELIEE, encoded by the coding sequence ATGAAAGCACGGGTTAAGTGGGTTGAAGGTACGATGATGGTGGGTGAGTCCGGCAGCGGTCATGCGGTGGTAATGGACGGCCCACCGGATGCCGGAGGGCGTGATATGGGGGTGCGCCCCATGGAGATGCTTCTGTTGGGGCTGGGAGGTTGTACTCAGTTTGATGTGGTCCATATCCTGCGCAAAGGACGCCATCAGGTGAGTCTGTGCGAAGTGGAGTTGGAGGCGGAGCGTGCTGAGACTGAACCAAAGGTATTTACCAAAATTCATGTCCACTTTATTGTCTCCGGCCCTGGCCTGACGGGAAAAGCGGTTGAACGAGCGGTGAAACTCAGTGCCGAGAAGTACTGCTCAGCTTCACTGATGCTTGGGGAAGCGGCTGAAATCACACATGATTTTGAGCTGATTGAGGAGTGA